One part of the Microtus ochrogaster isolate Prairie Vole_2 chromosome 16, MicOch1.0, whole genome shotgun sequence genome encodes these proteins:
- the Pak1ip1 gene encoding p21-activated protein kinase-interacting protein 1, translated as MELVAGSYEQVLFGFRVHREPATSGDRETWTPVADFTHHAHTASLSAVAANNRFVVTGSKDETIHIYDLKKKIEHGALLHHSGTVTCLKFYGTRHLISGAEDGLICVWDAKKWECLKSIKAHKGHVTFLSIHPSGKLALSVGTDKTLRTWNLVEGRSAFIKNIKQNAHIVEWSPSGEKYIVVVLNKVDVYQLDTASVSGTITNGKRISSVTFLSDSVLAVAGDEEVVRFFDCDSLECLCEFKAHENRVKGILSFEIPGHHVLVTASNDGFIKMWTLKQDKKDPPSLLCEVDTGARLTCLGVWLDRATDGKGSLPPATEPCPVNKEPKKIKKESGDKNQEEETSEPNLKKSGLTGDSKKPTKGNSPLSAKKRKMTDVLEKKRKKKI; from the exons ATGGAGCTGGTCGCTGGCAGCTACGAGCAGGTCCTGTTTGGGTTCAGAGTGCACCGCGAGCCCGCGACGAGTGGCGACCGGGAG ACATGGACTCCTGTGGCTGACTTCACTCACCATGCCCACACTGCCTCCTTGTCGGCAGTGGCAGCCAACAATCGCTTTGTGGTCACCGGGAGCAAAGATGAAACAATTCACATCTATGActtgaaaaaaaagatagagcaTGGGGCTCTGCTGCACCACAGTG GCACTGTAACTTGCCTAAAATTCTATGGCACTCGACACTTAATTAGTGGTGCAGAAGACGGACTCATCTGTGTCTGGGACGCAAAGAAATGGGAATGCCTGAAGTCCATTAAAGCTCACAA AGGACATGTGACTTTCCTTTCTATCCACCCGTCCGGCAAGTTGGCCCTGTCTGTTGGTACTGATAAAACATTAAG AACATGGAATCTTGTAGAGGGAAGATCTGctttcataaaaaatataaaacaaa ATGCTCATATAGTGGAGTGGTCCCCAAGTGGAGAGAAGTACATAGTGGTTGTACTGAATAAAGTGGATGTCTATCAGCTGGACACGGCGTCCGTGAGCGGCACCATCACAAATGGGAAGAGAATCTCGTCGGTCACGTTTCTTTCA gacTCTGTCCTTGCAGTAGCTGGAGATGAAGAAGTTGTAAGGTTTTTTGACTGTGATTCCCTAGAGTGCCTCTGTGAATTTAAAGCTCATGAAAAcag GGTAAAAGGCATACTCAGTTTTGAAATTCCAGGACACCATGTTCTTGTCACAGCATCAAATGATGGTTTCATCAAAATGTGGACGCTTAAGCAGGATAAG AAAGATCCCCCATCTTTGCTGTGTGAGGTGGACACTGGGGCCAGGCTGACGTGTCTTGGAGTGTGGTTAGACAGAGCGACAGATGGAAAAGGGAGTCTTCCTCCAGCAACAGAGCCTTGCCCTG TAAATAAAGAACCCAAAAAGATCAAAAAGGAATCTGGTGATAAGaatcaggaagaagaaacatCAGAACCTAACTTAAAGAAGTCTGGTTTAACCGGTGACAGCAAGAAGCCAACAAAAGGAAATAGCCCATTGTCAgccaagaagaggaaaatgacagACGtgttggaaaagaagagaaaaaagaaaatataa